A genomic stretch from Sphingorhabdus pulchriflava includes:
- the aqpZ gene encoding aquaporin Z — MSNIQRGIAEFIGTFWLVLGGCGSAVISAAFPEVGIGLLGVSLAFGLTVVTMAFAIGHISGCHLNPAVTFGLWAGGRFDGKDIPLYVIAQTLGAIAAAFTLFVIATGKADYSLAANGLAANGVGEGSPGGYAMMTGFLVELLLTFFFLFVIMGATDAKAPAGFAPLAIGLMLALIHLISIPVTNTSVNPARSTGPALVVGGLALQQLWLFWVAPILGGLLGGFVYKELNKTAA, encoded by the coding sequence ATGAGCAATATTCAACGGGGGATCGCCGAATTTATTGGCACATTCTGGTTAGTATTGGGCGGGTGCGGTAGCGCGGTAATCTCGGCTGCCTTTCCCGAGGTCGGAATTGGCCTTTTGGGCGTTTCGCTGGCCTTTGGGCTAACGGTTGTCACCATGGCCTTTGCCATTGGCCATATTTCGGGTTGTCACCTGAACCCGGCGGTCACCTTCGGGCTTTGGGCGGGCGGACGTTTCGACGGCAAAGACATCCCGCTTTATGTGATTGCGCAAACATTGGGCGCGATTGCTGCGGCCTTTACGCTGTTTGTCATCGCGACGGGCAAGGCAGACTACTCACTTGCAGCCAACGGCCTTGCGGCCAATGGCGTGGGTGAAGGCTCGCCCGGCGGCTATGCGATGATGACAGGCTTTTTGGTCGAGCTGCTGCTGACCTTTTTCTTTCTGTTCGTGATTATGGGCGCGACCGATGCCAAGGCTCCTGCGGGTTTTGCCCCGCTCGCCATCGGCCTGATGCTGGCGCTGATCCACCTGATTTCAATCCCGGTGACCAACACCTCGGTGAATCCGGCGCGCAGCACCGGCCCGGCGCTGGTCGTGGGCGGGTTGGCTTTGCAACAGCTCTGGCTGTTCTGGGTCGCGCCAATCCTTGGCGGGCTGCTTGGCGGTTTCGTCTATAAGGAACTGAACAAGACTGCGGCTTGA
- a CDS encoding erythromycin esterase family protein: MLHRIVVPALIPLALVFCGSAAVGKPQDKAMLATKDDQVLERAVRDMCDNEIAMLGEAAHGDGQTEAFKIQLIERLVGQCGYDALFFEASFAEFIPIVRAQRSGIPVTREQIANAIGGLWKFDREFQPLLPFMAEMVNRHKLFVGGVDHQIGGLGQDYANFGVVAELTVNLPPDVADGCRRLVRDHIFKGFSADRSSITRECVAALRAPLDSGDSVENAEKQMLLANFEVALTSDFSAHRSAHIATRDRQMYANFQWLKQRLKPSSKIMIWSATAHIADGADEAANFSGVANLGHYIKRDYGKRAFALGFSALSGTRKSGRESRPLPKAPANSIEMRALQNSSADSQYLDKRQLRKIGEAPSAAFGNGFQNAAWWQRLDGLVVFREEHAAQSVQSGR, from the coding sequence ATGCTCCATAGAATTGTCGTCCCGGCTCTGATCCCGCTGGCGCTGGTTTTCTGCGGCTCTGCTGCTGTGGGAAAACCCCAAGACAAAGCGATGCTCGCGACAAAAGATGATCAGGTGCTTGAGCGTGCAGTGCGAGACATGTGCGACAACGAAATCGCCATGTTGGGTGAGGCGGCGCATGGTGATGGCCAGACCGAAGCTTTCAAAATTCAATTGATAGAACGGCTCGTGGGGCAATGCGGTTATGACGCGCTGTTTTTCGAAGCCAGTTTTGCCGAGTTCATCCCGATAGTCCGGGCACAGCGAAGCGGCATCCCGGTAACCCGCGAACAGATCGCCAACGCCATAGGAGGACTCTGGAAATTCGATCGGGAATTTCAACCTCTTCTCCCCTTCATGGCCGAGATGGTAAACCGGCACAAACTGTTTGTGGGGGGTGTTGATCATCAGATCGGCGGCTTAGGACAGGATTACGCCAACTTCGGCGTTGTTGCCGAGTTGACCGTCAACCTCCCACCCGACGTCGCCGATGGTTGCAGACGTCTTGTGCGGGATCACATATTCAAAGGCTTTTCGGCTGATCGTAGTTCTATAACCAGGGAGTGCGTCGCAGCCTTGCGGGCGCCGCTTGATTCTGGCGATAGCGTTGAAAATGCTGAAAAGCAGATGTTGCTTGCCAATTTTGAGGTCGCGTTGACATCGGATTTTTCCGCACATCGCTCCGCCCATATCGCGACGCGCGATCGACAGATGTACGCCAACTTCCAATGGCTCAAGCAACGTTTGAAGCCCAGTTCAAAGATCATGATCTGGTCGGCTACGGCGCATATCGCCGATGGTGCCGACGAAGCCGCCAACTTTTCGGGGGTTGCGAATCTGGGCCACTACATAAAGCGCGACTATGGGAAGCGCGCATTCGCGCTGGGCTTCTCCGCGCTTTCCGGAACCCGAAAATCGGGTCGCGAAAGCCGTCCTTTACCAAAGGCTCCGGCAAACTCGATCGAGATGCGCGCGCTGCAAAACAGTTCAGCCGACAGCCAATATCTTGATAAGCGCCAATTACGCAAAATTGGTGAGGCCCCGTCAGCGGCGTTTGGGAATGGCTTTCAAAATGCCGCGTGGTGGCAACGCCTTGATGGATTGGTGGTGTTTCGCGAAGAACATGCCGCTCAATCGGTACAATCCGGACGATAG